A region from the Algoriphagus machipongonensis genome encodes:
- a CDS encoding RNA polymerase sigma factor, whose protein sequence is MTTLEFSYSLNKLSGSLKPFALKLTRDMDDANDLLQDTMVKAYTNKDKFSEGTNLKAWLYTIMKNTFITNYQKMVRRATFVDTTDNLHYLNSSSTEIQNGVYGNLAMEDIHESIGKLDDVYKVPFLMHFKGFKYYEIADDLQIPIGTVKNRIHIARKILKEDLIVYKHKN, encoded by the coding sequence ATGACGACTCTAGAATTCAGCTACTCATTAAACAAGCTTTCAGGAAGTTTGAAGCCCTTCGCTCTGAAATTGACAAGGGATATGGATGATGCAAATGATTTACTTCAGGATACGATGGTGAAGGCTTACACCAATAAGGATAAGTTTTCTGAAGGGACAAACTTAAAAGCTTGGTTATATACCATCATGAAAAACACCTTTATTACCAACTATCAAAAAATGGTAAGAAGGGCGACTTTTGTAGATACTACAGATAATTTGCACTATCTTAATTCCAGTAGCACTGAAATCCAAAACGGTGTTTATGGCAATTTGGCAATGGAGGACATTCATGAATCTATTGGGAAGTTGGATGATGTTTATAAAGTGCCTTTTCTAATGCATTTCAAAGGATTTAAATACTATGAGATTGCAGATGATTTACAGATTCCAATAGGTACTGTAAAGAATAGAATTCATATCGCTCGAAAAATTTTGAAGGAAGACTTGATAGTTTACAAGCATAAAAATTAA
- a CDS encoding 4-hydroxy-3-methylbut-2-enyl diphosphate reductase, translating into MKNLKVHIDDHSGFCFGVVYAIEMAEDILDEEGHLYCLGDIVHNDEEVNRLTKKGLRIINHDELQGLSNEKVLIRAHGEPPATYKLAIQNNLTLIDASCPVVLKLQNRIKNSYDKEEAIYIYGKKGHAEVVGLMGQTQNKAVVFQDISELDLQTLPKKLTLYSQTTKSTNSFYEINQVLKENGIEVNTNDTICRQVSNRDKELKAFALNYDKIVFVSGTKSSNGKVLYQVCKDKNPNTYFVPNPDQIDPSWFDENDTVGICGATSTPMWLMEEVKNKLLTL; encoded by the coding sequence ATGAAAAACTTGAAGGTTCATATCGACGATCATTCTGGCTTTTGCTTTGGTGTTGTGTATGCTATCGAGATGGCAGAAGATATTCTGGATGAGGAGGGACATCTTTATTGTCTAGGGGATATCGTGCACAATGATGAGGAAGTCAATCGCTTGACCAAGAAGGGTTTGAGGATCATCAATCATGATGAACTTCAGGGGCTTTCTAATGAGAAAGTGTTGATTAGAGCTCATGGCGAACCGCCAGCTACCTACAAGCTTGCCATTCAAAACAACCTCACTTTAATAGATGCGAGTTGCCCTGTGGTATTAAAGCTTCAGAATAGAATCAAAAACTCTTATGACAAAGAGGAGGCAATTTATATTTATGGGAAAAAAGGACATGCTGAAGTGGTTGGCTTAATGGGTCAAACCCAGAATAAGGCCGTTGTTTTTCAGGATATTTCTGAATTGGACCTACAAACGCTTCCTAAAAAACTTACCCTTTATAGCCAGACAACCAAAAGCACCAATAGCTTCTACGAGATCAATCAAGTTTTAAAGGAAAATGGCATTGAGGTGAATACCAATGACACGATTTGTAGGCAAGTTTCAAATCGGGACAAGGAATTGAAAGCCTTCGCCTTGAATTACGATAAAATTGTTTTTGTGAGCGGCACCAAATCATCTAATGGAAAAGTGCTCTACCAAGTATGCAAGGATAAAAACCCAAATACATATTTTGTTCCCAACCCAGACCAAATAGATCCCTCATGGTTTGATGAAAATGATACGGTGGGTATTTGTGGGGCAACCTCTACACCCATGTGGTTAATGGAAGAAGTTAAAAATAAACTCTTGACTCTCTGA
- a CDS encoding phytoene desaturase family protein gives MTGNHAVVIGSGFAGLSAATHLAAGGYKVTLVEKNANPGGRARKFEHEGFVFDMGPSWYWMPDVFEKYFAAFGKKPSDYYDLIRLDPSYAVVFGENEVWEIPANLEEFKKMLENIEPGAGVQLDEFLQQAAYKYQVGIHDLVTKPSRSLFEFTSPSLLKDILRMDVFQSMSKHVRKFFKSEKIIRLMEFPVLFLGETAENIPALYSLMNYADIALGTWYPKKGMHEIIQAMVSLAEEKGVRIQYEAEVEEIEIDNAQATGVRLINGERIPADVVVAGADYHHVDKHLVNPNYSNYSEEYWDKRVLAPSCLLFYLGVDKKLENLNHHNLFFDEPLEPHADAIYKHPRWPEKPLFYACVPSLTDSTVAPKGKENLFLLIPLAPDLEDSEETREKYYQMIMDRLEHHSKQEIRSHVVYKRSYAHSDFKSDYHAFKGNAYGLANTLLQTAILKPSLKNKKVSNLYYTGQLTVPGPGVPPSLISGQVVANEVMKEFSKKFDKTLTQ, from the coding sequence ATGACAGGAAACCATGCCGTAGTGATCGGTTCGGGCTTTGCCGGACTTTCTGCGGCTACGCATTTAGCTGCAGGTGGCTACAAGGTGACACTCGTAGAAAAAAATGCAAACCCCGGTGGAAGAGCCAGGAAATTTGAACACGAAGGTTTTGTGTTTGACATGGGACCAAGCTGGTATTGGATGCCAGACGTATTTGAAAAATATTTTGCGGCCTTTGGGAAAAAACCATCTGACTATTATGACCTGATTCGATTAGACCCATCCTATGCTGTTGTTTTCGGAGAAAATGAGGTTTGGGAAATTCCAGCAAACTTGGAAGAATTCAAAAAGATGCTGGAAAATATTGAGCCAGGTGCTGGGGTTCAGTTGGATGAGTTTCTACAACAAGCTGCTTACAAATATCAAGTAGGAATCCATGATTTGGTTACTAAACCTAGTCGATCCCTTTTTGAATTTACTTCGCCTTCTTTATTAAAGGATATCTTGAGAATGGATGTTTTTCAATCCATGTCTAAACATGTTCGTAAATTTTTTAAATCGGAGAAAATCATCCGATTAATGGAGTTTCCAGTACTGTTTCTCGGTGAAACAGCAGAAAACATTCCTGCACTTTACAGTTTGATGAACTACGCAGACATTGCCCTTGGGACATGGTATCCCAAGAAGGGAATGCATGAGATTATTCAGGCAATGGTAAGTTTAGCTGAGGAAAAAGGTGTTAGGATTCAATACGAAGCTGAGGTAGAAGAAATAGAAATAGATAATGCACAGGCGACAGGAGTAAGATTGATCAATGGAGAAAGAATTCCCGCTGACGTTGTAGTAGCCGGCGCAGATTATCATCATGTAGATAAGCATCTTGTCAACCCAAATTACAGTAATTACAGTGAGGAATATTGGGATAAAAGAGTTTTGGCGCCTTCTTGTCTCTTATTCTATTTAGGAGTTGATAAGAAATTAGAGAACCTCAATCATCATAATCTGTTTTTTGATGAACCATTGGAGCCTCATGCAGATGCTATTTATAAACACCCCAGATGGCCAGAAAAGCCGCTTTTCTATGCATGCGTTCCTTCATTGACGGATTCAACAGTGGCACCGAAAGGAAAGGAAAATTTATTTCTATTGATCCCATTGGCACCAGATTTAGAAGATTCGGAAGAGACTAGAGAGAAATATTATCAAATGATCATGGATCGTCTGGAGCATCATTCCAAACAAGAGATACGATCACATGTTGTTTATAAAAGGTCCTATGCACATAGTGATTTCAAATCAGATTACCATGCCTTTAAGGGCAATGCCTATGGTTTGGCCAATACATTATTGCAAACAGCAATTCTAAAACCTTCTTTAAAAAACAAAAAGGTTTCTAACTTGTATTATACAGGTCAGTTAACAGTTCCAGGGCCCGGAGTTCCCCCTTCATTGATATCCGGACAGGTGGTAGCAAATGAAGTAATGAAGGAGTTTTCAAAAAAATTTGATAAGACCTTAACCCAATGA
- a CDS encoding fatty acid desaturase — protein MSSKSAQVGTKSIDPKGLMIAFAIICLWFSSLIFWLGYEIDWAKPWVYLGVIIQMHLYTGLFITAHDAMHGLVSSNKKLNKAIGTFSALLFSYNFYGRLYGKHHEHHRFVATDRDPDYHHSDNFFLWYISFIKQYVNIWQIVLMAITFNLLKLVINVDNLIIFWMLPAVLSTFQLFYFGTYVPHKGESENKHHSTTQSKNHLWAFLSCYFFGYHYEHHDSPGTPWWRLWKEKEKTLNKI, from the coding sequence ATGTCCAGTAAAAGTGCTCAGGTAGGTACCAAAAGTATAGACCCAAAAGGTCTTATGATCGCTTTTGCCATCATATGTCTATGGTTTTCCTCATTAATATTTTGGCTCGGATATGAAATTGATTGGGCAAAGCCATGGGTTTATCTGGGAGTAATTATCCAAATGCATTTGTATACAGGACTATTTATCACAGCTCATGATGCCATGCATGGTTTGGTTTCCTCTAATAAGAAATTGAACAAGGCGATTGGAACATTTTCCGCGCTTCTTTTTTCTTATAATTTTTACGGAAGGCTTTATGGGAAACACCATGAACATCATCGGTTTGTCGCAACGGATCGAGACCCCGATTACCATCATTCCGATAACTTCTTTCTTTGGTACATTAGTTTTATCAAGCAATACGTCAATATTTGGCAGATTGTACTGATGGCAATCACCTTTAATCTCTTGAAATTAGTGATCAATGTGGATAACTTAATAATTTTTTGGATGCTTCCAGCTGTGTTATCCACATTCCAACTCTTTTATTTTGGGACTTACGTGCCACATAAAGGAGAGAGTGAAAATAAGCATCATTCTACCACTCAATCAAAGAATCATCTGTGGGCATTTCTCTCCTGTTATTTTTTTGGATATCACTATGAACACCATGATTCTCCTGGAACACCCTGGTGGAGATTGTGGAAGGAAAAAGAAAAAACCTTGAATAAAATTTAG
- a CDS encoding TonB-dependent receptor: MKAPNLLFLLFFVSFSAFSQGVIRGKITNPVNGEPVAYANILVLGTETGAISDEEGSYEIMDLKPGLYNVRASFVGFKPQTQYEIKVTLARATQLDFELEEDASELNEVVVSSEFSRSEETPLSVRRLNSNEIERYPGGNRDISQVIQSMPGVASTPSFRNDILIRGGAPNENKFYVDEIEVPVINHFATQGSSGGPVGILNVNLIKNVDLITGGFPANRMDAMSSFFEIQLKEGNREAMQTQMTLGASELTLSNNGPLGENTTYSLSARRSYLQGLFKILGLPFLPTFNDFQLKTTTKLNEKTELTFIGVGAIDKFVLNEEIPEDETGEELENRLYLLDVLPVQKQWNYTTGLKLKRYRENGFWTFVLSRNMLNNEAEKYFRNEETPESNLLYRYISQESENKFRAENSIFGDEYTLKYGFNYEYARYYINNYDRSTLANSSEVIEVESTSNYNKYGAFISASRYVFQERLLLSGGIRMDGADFGETAQNPLNQISPRVSLSYQLKPNLFATANAGVYYQKPPYTVLGYQNNEGELVNQANDVRFIQNKQLIAGLEFLVPEKNRRFTLEGFYKRYDKYPSSVRNGIALANLGADFGVIGNEPVVSNAKGKAYGLEFLAQQRLFQNFYGIASLTLVRSEFTNPNTEGYIPSSWDNKVIVSLTAGKRFSKDWEIGARWRYLGGTPYTPYDEDESSLISNWDLRGQPVLDYTQINAIRLDAFHQLDLRIDKKYYFPKWNLNWYVDIQNVYNYEAEQPPLLVPVRDAQGTIQVDPTDPSRYQLKYISNTAGTILPTVGIIVEF; the protein is encoded by the coding sequence ATGAAAGCACCCAACTTATTATTTCTTCTATTCTTTGTTTCGTTTTCTGCGTTTTCGCAGGGAGTGATCCGCGGTAAAATTACCAATCCTGTCAATGGAGAGCCCGTAGCATATGCTAACATTCTAGTGTTAGGAACGGAGACAGGAGCTATTTCTGATGAAGAAGGTTCTTATGAAATAATGGATTTGAAGCCGGGCCTTTACAATGTGCGGGCAAGTTTTGTTGGTTTTAAACCGCAGACACAATATGAAATCAAAGTAACTCTTGCTAGAGCAACTCAGCTTGATTTTGAATTGGAAGAGGATGCTTCTGAACTGAATGAAGTGGTCGTTTCCTCTGAGTTTTCAAGATCTGAAGAAACGCCTCTTTCTGTCAGGAGATTAAACAGTAATGAAATTGAACGGTACCCTGGAGGAAATAGGGATATTTCCCAAGTTATCCAATCCATGCCTGGAGTAGCAAGTACCCCTAGTTTTAGAAATGATATTTTGATTCGTGGAGGTGCTCCCAATGAGAATAAATTCTATGTGGATGAAATAGAAGTACCGGTGATCAATCATTTTGCCACGCAGGGTTCATCTGGAGGTCCAGTGGGTATTCTCAATGTAAATTTGATCAAAAACGTAGACCTAATCACCGGGGGTTTCCCGGCGAATAGAATGGATGCGATGAGCTCCTTCTTTGAAATTCAATTGAAAGAAGGAAACCGAGAAGCTATGCAAACCCAGATGACTTTGGGAGCATCAGAGTTGACGTTATCTAACAATGGACCACTAGGAGAAAATACCACTTATTCACTTTCTGCAAGAAGGTCCTATTTACAAGGGTTGTTTAAGATTTTGGGTCTTCCATTTTTACCTACCTTCAACGATTTCCAGTTAAAGACTACGACGAAATTGAATGAGAAGACTGAGTTGACTTTTATCGGTGTAGGTGCGATTGATAAATTTGTCCTTAATGAGGAAATCCCAGAAGATGAAACTGGAGAAGAACTTGAAAACCGCTTGTATTTATTGGATGTATTGCCCGTTCAAAAGCAATGGAATTATACCACCGGACTTAAATTAAAGCGGTATCGTGAAAATGGCTTTTGGACCTTTGTTTTGAGTAGAAATATGCTCAACAATGAGGCTGAAAAATACTTTAGAAATGAAGAGACTCCAGAATCTAACCTCCTCTATCGATATATCTCTCAAGAGTCAGAAAATAAGTTTCGTGCGGAAAACAGCATTTTTGGGGATGAATACACCTTGAAATATGGGTTCAATTATGAATACGCAAGGTATTATATCAATAATTATGACCGATCCACTTTAGCCAATTCTTCTGAGGTGATTGAAGTAGAATCTACTTCCAACTACAATAAATATGGAGCCTTTATTTCAGCTTCCAGATATGTCTTTCAAGAACGACTTTTATTATCTGGTGGAATTAGAATGGATGGGGCAGATTTTGGAGAAACCGCTCAAAATCCTTTGAATCAGATAAGCCCAAGGGTTTCTTTATCTTATCAATTAAAACCAAATTTATTTGCTACAGCCAATGCTGGAGTTTATTATCAGAAACCTCCCTATACGGTTCTGGGATACCAGAATAATGAAGGAGAGTTGGTCAACCAGGCAAATGATGTCAGGTTTATCCAAAATAAACAGCTGATTGCGGGTCTTGAATTCTTAGTCCCTGAAAAAAACCGACGATTCACGCTAGAAGGATTCTATAAAAGATATGACAAATACCCTTCCTCAGTTAGAAATGGAATCGCCTTGGCCAATTTAGGAGCTGATTTTGGGGTGATTGGAAATGAGCCGGTGGTTTCCAATGCAAAAGGAAAAGCATATGGACTGGAGTTTTTAGCCCAACAGAGGCTTTTTCAGAATTTTTATGGTATTGCTTCACTGACTTTGGTCAGAAGTGAATTTACCAATCCCAATACGGAAGGCTATATTCCATCCTCTTGGGATAACAAAGTGATTGTGAGTCTAACTGCGGGAAAGAGGTTTAGTAAAGATTGGGAAATCGGTGCTCGCTGGAGGTATCTTGGCGGAACTCCATATACACCCTATGACGAGGATGAATCATCTTTGATAAGCAATTGGGATTTACGTGGTCAACCCGTATTGGACTATACTCAAATTAATGCTATTCGATTAGATGCATTTCACCAACTAGACTTGAGAATTGATAAAAAGTACTATTTCCCTAAGTGGAACCTAAACTGGTATGTAGACATTCAAAACGTTTACAACTATGAGGCGGAGCAGCCACCTTTATTGGTTCCAGTCAGGGATGCCCAAGGAACAATTCAAGTAGATCCCACAGATCCTTCGAGATATCAATTGAAATACATTTCCAATACAGCAGGAACAATTCTTCCCACTGTAGGAATTATTGTAGAGTTTTAG
- a CDS encoding lycopene cyclase domain-containing protein — MEKYLYLGLNLFTISFPLVRSFEPKIKFSSKWKALFPAIFLTGAFFLIWDHLFTRMGVWEFNPRYLLGIYIFQLPLEEWLFFLTVPFACVFIYEVLIYFFPKDPLRNFGKPFLYVMIPLLIGLALMHLDLWYTSVNFLVGAMVLLIHFLIFNDRFLGKFLFAYLVHLIPFLLCNGILTGGFTEEPVVIYNNSENLGIRIGSVPVEDTIYSMSLLLMNISFFEWFRKTKTFKPSKS; from the coding sequence ATGGAAAAATATCTATACCTAGGGCTTAATCTTTTCACTATATCTTTCCCTCTGGTAAGGTCATTCGAACCTAAAATCAAGTTTTCATCCAAGTGGAAAGCCTTGTTTCCTGCCATATTTTTGACAGGAGCATTTTTTCTTATTTGGGATCACTTGTTTACGAGGATGGGAGTCTGGGAATTTAACCCAAGGTATTTATTAGGCATTTACATTTTCCAATTACCCTTGGAGGAATGGCTGTTTTTCTTGACAGTACCCTTTGCTTGCGTGTTTATTTATGAGGTCTTGATTTACTTCTTCCCAAAAGACCCACTAAGAAACTTTGGAAAACCGTTTTTATATGTGATGATCCCATTGTTGATCGGATTGGCACTTATGCATCTTGATTTATGGTATACTTCTGTCAATTTCCTAGTAGGGGCAATGGTATTATTGATTCACTTTCTGATTTTCAACGATCGGTTTTTAGGTAAATTTCTCTTTGCCTATCTCGTTCATTTGATTCCCTTTTTGCTTTGCAATGGTATCCTGACGGGTGGTTTTACTGAGGAACCCGTGGTGATATATAATAACTCCGAAAATCTGGGCATTCGCATAGGTTCAGTTCCCGTAGAAGACACCATTTATTCCATGAGTTTATTACTAATGAATATTTCTTTTTTTGAATGGTTTAGGAAAACGAAAACATTTAAACCCTCTAAAAGTTAA
- a CDS encoding rhamnogalacturonidase, whose translation MLKLKKPICFFLFIAVFSLTNKMAFSQDLWPDGTEISPWFHDYTKVKLEDLGKQYVITQHGVFADSTLLQTQKIQRIIDEASLKGGGVIIIPKGTFLSGALFFKPNTHLYLEEGSVLKGSDDISNYPKIPSRMEGQNLDYFAALVNAYGVNGFTISGKGTINGNGLKFWEAFWQRRKEDPNCTNLEVSRPRLVFIWKSNDVQLQDVKLINAGFWSSHYYQSKNIKILDLTITSPHEPVKAPSTDAIDLDVVSNVLIKGCYLAVNDDAIALKGGKGPWADEDPNNGENTHILIEDSEFGFCHSALTNGSESIHNKNVIMRNVKVQDAVRLLWLKMRPDTPQNYEYITVENITGQARSFIYVKPWTQFFDLKGREEVPISYSNHITMKNIDLECKIFFDVAITEHDRVSNFKFENLTIQAEDPSFDAGFVDGFELKNVKVNGKLIE comes from the coding sequence ATGCTTAAACTCAAAAAACCTATTTGCTTCTTTCTATTTATTGCCGTCTTCTCTTTGACTAATAAGATGGCCTTTAGCCAAGACCTCTGGCCAGATGGCACAGAAATATCCCCTTGGTTTCATGATTATACCAAAGTGAAATTAGAGGATTTAGGAAAGCAATATGTAATCACCCAACATGGAGTATTTGCGGATAGTACTCTTTTACAAACCCAAAAAATTCAGCGAATTATTGATGAAGCAAGTCTAAAAGGCGGAGGTGTCATCATCATTCCCAAAGGAACATTTTTGAGCGGAGCACTTTTTTTTAAACCCAATACGCATCTTTATTTAGAAGAAGGGTCCGTTTTAAAAGGTTCCGATGATATTTCTAATTATCCCAAAATCCCATCGAGGATGGAAGGACAAAATCTGGACTATTTTGCTGCATTAGTAAATGCTTACGGTGTGAATGGCTTTACTATTTCTGGAAAAGGTACCATCAATGGGAATGGGCTGAAATTTTGGGAGGCGTTTTGGCAGCGAAGAAAAGAGGATCCAAATTGTACAAATTTGGAGGTTTCGCGTCCCAGATTGGTATTTATCTGGAAAAGTAATGATGTACAACTTCAGGATGTAAAATTGATTAATGCTGGATTTTGGAGCAGCCATTATTATCAAAGCAAAAACATAAAAATCCTTGACCTAACAATCACTTCCCCACACGAACCTGTAAAAGCTCCAAGTACGGATGCTATAGATCTAGATGTGGTTTCCAATGTTTTGATAAAAGGCTGTTATTTAGCCGTGAATGACGATGCCATAGCGCTAAAAGGTGGTAAAGGTCCTTGGGCTGATGAAGACCCCAACAATGGAGAGAATACGCATATTTTAATTGAAGACAGTGAATTTGGCTTTTGCCATTCTGCTTTGACGAATGGTAGCGAATCTATTCACAATAAAAATGTGATCATGAGAAATGTCAAGGTCCAAGATGCAGTTCGACTTCTATGGCTTAAAATGCGCCCGGATACTCCTCAAAATTATGAATATATCACGGTAGAAAATATCACTGGCCAAGCCAGAAGTTTTATCTATGTAAAACCATGGACACAGTTTTTTGACCTAAAGGGAAGGGAAGAGGTCCCTATTTCCTACTCAAACCATATCACAATGAAAAATATCGATTTGGAGTGCAAGATATTTTTTGACGTGGCTATCACCGAACACGACAGAGTATCCAATTTCAAATTTGAAAACTTAACAATTCAGGCCGAGGACCCCAGTTTTGATGCAGGATTTGTTGATGGATTCGAACTTAAAAACGTAAAAGTAAACGGAAAGCTTATTGAATAG
- a CDS encoding phytoene/squalene synthase family protein — protein sequence MNQRELFDQTSFECSKLITQRYSTSFTLGIKTLDQKFHMPIYAIYGFVRYADEIVDTFHGQDKESLLSSFKKDAYHAIDQKISLNPVLNSFQKVVNQYKIDKNLIEAFLHSMEMDLDYTTYDDSKYQEYIYGSAEVVGLMCLKVFCEGDQAIYDKLKSSACKLGSAFQKVNFLRDIKSDYEERGRVYFPGVDFNHFDKIIKKQIEEDIQDDFDEALIGIQQLPQGAKFGVNMAYLYYQKLFNKIKGLPPETITQKRIRIPNSKKFSLLVSTYFGNKLGIT from the coding sequence ATGAACCAGAGAGAACTTTTCGATCAGACGAGTTTTGAATGTAGTAAGCTGATTACACAGCGCTATAGTACGAGTTTTACCCTCGGGATTAAAACCTTGGATCAGAAATTTCATATGCCCATTTATGCTATTTATGGGTTTGTGCGGTATGCAGATGAGATTGTAGATACCTTTCATGGTCAGGACAAAGAATCTTTGTTATCGAGTTTTAAGAAAGATGCATACCATGCAATTGATCAAAAAATAAGTCTAAATCCAGTTTTAAACTCCTTTCAGAAAGTGGTTAATCAATATAAAATTGATAAAAATCTGATCGAGGCATTTTTACATAGTATGGAAATGGATTTGGACTACACCACTTATGATGATTCAAAATATCAGGAATATATCTACGGATCAGCAGAAGTGGTAGGACTCATGTGTCTGAAAGTGTTTTGTGAAGGGGATCAGGCTATTTATGATAAGCTAAAAAGCTCTGCCTGTAAACTGGGGTCCGCATTTCAGAAGGTGAACTTTCTGAGAGATATCAAAAGTGATTATGAAGAAAGAGGTCGTGTTTATTTTCCAGGAGTAGATTTCAATCATTTTGACAAAATCATCAAAAAGCAGATTGAGGAAGATATTCAGGATGATTTTGACGAAGCGCTCATTGGGATTCAGCAATTACCCCAAGGGGCGAAGTTTGGGGTTAATATGGCTTATCTATATTACCAAAAACTCTTCAATAAGATTAAAGGCTTGCCGCCGGAAACTATCACCCAAAAGAGAATCAGAATTCCGAACTCAAAAAAGTTCTCATTACTGGTTTCAACCTATTTTGGAAATAAATTGGGGATAACCTAA
- the aqpZ gene encoding aquaporin Z has product MKKLVAEFIGTLWLVLGGCGSAVLAAGFPELGIGFVGVAFAFGLTVLTMAYAIGHISGCHLNPAVTLGLWAGGRFESKEVVGYIIAQVLGGIAGAAILYIIATGKAGVDIGGFASNGYGEASPGGYGLVSALTTEVVMTFMFLIIILGSTHSKAPAGFAGIAIGLGLVLIHLISIPVTNTSVNPARSTSQAIFAGGIYLQQLWLFWIAPIIGAVLAGILYKFLSPTE; this is encoded by the coding sequence ATGAAAAAACTTGTTGCAGAATTTATTGGAACCCTATGGCTGGTCCTAGGGGGATGTGGTAGTGCCGTTTTGGCGGCTGGTTTCCCCGAATTGGGAATTGGATTTGTAGGCGTGGCATTCGCATTTGGATTGACAGTTTTAACCATGGCCTATGCAATCGGACACATTTCGGGCTGTCACTTAAACCCGGCAGTAACGCTTGGCCTTTGGGCAGGAGGAAGGTTTGAAAGCAAAGAAGTAGTAGGCTATATCATCGCACAGGTGCTGGGAGGTATCGCAGGAGCTGCTATTTTATATATCATTGCCACAGGAAAAGCTGGGGTGGATATTGGTGGTTTTGCTTCCAATGGTTATGGAGAAGCATCTCCGGGAGGATATGGTCTCGTATCCGCATTAACAACGGAAGTGGTCATGACTTTTATGTTTTTGATTATCATTTTAGGATCAACACATTCCAAAGCACCCGCAGGTTTTGCAGGAATTGCCATCGGACTTGGCTTAGTATTAATCCACTTGATAAGCATTCCTGTGACCAATACTTCTGTTAATCCAGCAAGAAGTACCTCACAGGCGATTTTCGCTGGAGGCATCTATTTACAACAGTTATGGCTTTTTTGGATAGCACCTATTATAGGCGCAGTTTTGGCAGGGATTTTATACAAATTTTTATCTCCCACAGAATGA
- a CDS encoding zinc-binding metallopeptidase family protein, with translation MKIFECGNCEQPLYFENQSCGNCGHLIGYAPEEFKLKTFDQKRDSLTSDRDHTEFKFCKNHQYGVCNWLIKGENSDGFCHACKLNRMIPDLSDHENFNKWQRLEVSKHRLVYQLDRLGLVLHSKMDDVNGLCFDFVAKHGNQVNKMTGHADGVITILLSEADPVKREQMRKQLSEPYRTVIGHFRHEVGHYFWDRLVANDFEKLKNFRNLFGDERKDYQQSLNDYYQGNTAMNWQESFISEYATSHPWEDWAETWAHYLHIMDMAETAYYFGFSVDPKVQEKSVKGSFGFDPYEEQDFQKIFNSWAPLSFAINSLNRSMGTPDAYPFVVSPLVIEKMKFIHNLLYYK, from the coding sequence ATGAAGATTTTTGAATGTGGAAACTGTGAGCAACCTCTTTATTTTGAGAATCAGAGTTGCGGGAATTGTGGCCATTTGATTGGCTATGCTCCTGAGGAATTTAAACTAAAAACATTTGACCAAAAAAGGGATTCCCTGACCTCAGATCGTGATCATACGGAATTTAAGTTCTGTAAAAATCATCAGTATGGAGTTTGTAACTGGTTGATTAAAGGTGAAAACTCTGATGGTTTTTGCCATGCCTGTAAACTCAATCGGATGATTCCAGACCTTTCTGATCATGAGAATTTTAATAAATGGCAGAGATTAGAAGTTTCCAAGCATCGTCTGGTGTATCAACTGGATCGTTTAGGCTTAGTTCTTCATTCTAAAATGGATGATGTCAATGGGTTATGCTTTGATTTTGTAGCCAAACATGGAAATCAGGTCAATAAAATGACTGGCCATGCAGATGGTGTGATTACCATCTTGCTTTCTGAGGCAGACCCTGTCAAACGTGAGCAAATGCGCAAACAGCTTTCTGAGCCTTACCGAACGGTAATAGGGCATTTTCGTCATGAAGTGGGTCATTATTTTTGGGATCGACTGGTCGCTAATGACTTTGAAAAACTGAAGAATTTTAGAAATCTGTTTGGTGATGAACGTAAAGACTATCAGCAGTCTCTCAATGATTATTACCAAGGAAATACAGCGATGAATTGGCAGGAAAGTTTTATCAGTGAATATGCTACTTCTCATCCATGGGAAGATTGGGCGGAGACTTGGGCTCATTACCTACATATCATGGACATGGCCGAAACTGCTTATTATTTTGGGTTTTCAGTAGATCCAAAAGTCCAGGAAAAAAGTGTCAAAGGGTCTTTCGGATTTGACCCATATGAAGAACAGGATTTTCAGAAGATTTTTAACAGCTGGGCACCTTTATCATTTGCGATTAATAGTCTTAACCGGTCCATGGGTACTCCAGATGCCTACCCATTTGTAGTAAGTCCACTGGTAATCGAAAAGATGAAATTTATCCACAACCTCCTTTATTACAAGTAA